DNA sequence from the Brachybacterium avium genome:
ACGATCCTGATCCTGGTGCGCGAGATCGGGATCACCGTCATGCGGTTCACGATCCTGAAGTACGGGGCGCTGCCGGCGAACATGGCCGGCAAGGCCAAGACCATGGTCCAGACCATCGCCATCACCTTCTGCCTGATCCCGTTCGAGGTGTGGTGGGCTCCGGCACGCTGGATCGGCCTGGCCATGATGCTGCTGGCCGTGGTGCTGACCGTGTGGTCCGGGCTGGTCAACCTCAAGGACGGCCTGCGGCTGCGGCGTGAGGCCCTGGCCGGCGGCGCCGAGGCCTGATGGCCGTCGCCGGTGACGTCCCCCGCGGCGACGCGCCCACCGATGCCGCGCACTCCGACCCCGCCGCCGTGATCCGGAGGGCAGCGGAGCGGGGCTGGACGCTCTCGACCGCGGAGTCCCTGACCGCCGGGGCCGTGGTGGCCCGCCTCGTGGACGTCCCCGGGGCCAGCGCGGTGATCGCCGGGGGAGCGGCCTGCTATTCGCTGCAGGCCAAGTCCCGGGTGCTGGGGGTGGAACCCGCCCTGCTCGCCGCCACCGGCGCGGTCACTGCGGAGGTCGCCGCGGCCATGGCCGAGGGGGCGCGCTCCCTGTACCTCACCGATCTCGCCGTCTCCACCACGGGAGTGGCCGGTCCCGGCCCGGATGAGCGCGGCGTCGCCGAGGGGACCGTCGTGCTCGGGCTCGCCCGGCAGGGCCGACCCACCCGCACCCGTGAACTCCGTCTCAGCGGCGGGAGGAGCCGGATCCGCGCCCTGACGGTCGACGCCGCGATCGAGATGCTGGCAGCGGAGCTCACCGAATAGGCGGCGCTCCAGCTCAGCCGCGTCCCGCGGACCCGTCCTCCCCACCGTCCCACCATGCACACGGTTCAGCGAACCCTCGGGGTGGGCCACTACACTCGGGGAACACTTTCGTAGGGCACAGCGTTGGACTGTTCGTGATGACGATGACATACCGGAACCCCGAACTGCACCACACGTTCCCCCCGAGTCAGAGGAAGGGAGGCAGGTCCATGATCCTGTTCCGCCAGGAGCTGGGCGACGTGCTGCGCGACGCGCGCCGCTCCCAGGGCCGCACGCTGCGGCAGGTGTCCTCCGATGCCCGTGTGTCGCTGGGCTACCTCAGCGAGATCGAGCGCGGTCAGAAGGAGGCGTCCAGCGAGCTGCTGGTCTCCGTGACCGACGCACTGGGCCTCCCGCTGTCCTTCGTCCTGCGCGAGGTCTCCGAGAGGATCGCGATCGCCGAGCAGGTGACGATCCCGGACACGGTCCCGGAGGGTCTCGCCGACGGCACCGCGCCGCTCGTCGGCGCCCGCTGAGGTGCGGCGCAGCGAATTCGCGGAGCTGGCCGACCACGTGTTCGGTCCAGCCCTAGCCCGCACCTACACGCACGACCTCGTGCTCGAGGAGATCGGCGGCCTCAGCGCCGCCCAGGCCCTCGAGCGCGGGGTCGCCGTGCGTGCGGTGTGGAATGCGCTGTGCGATGCGATGGACGTGCCGGACTCCGCACGCTGGGAGATCCCCGCACAGCAGCGACGGCACTGACGCCGTCACTGCCGAACCCGGGCATGCCCGGCACGATCTGCGCAGAGCGCAGAGCGCATCGGCGACACGCCGACATCTCCCACGTGTTCGAACGTCTGTTCGGTATCGTGGTCCCCGACGGTCCCTCCAGCACGTCACCCACGAACTGATCTCCCCTCCCCATCGACCGCCGTCCACAGCGGGACCGGGGGAGCGGCGAATGTCGGGGGCGACGCCTACTGTGGCCGCACTGGTCACCGCGTCGGCACTCCCGGCCCTCAGGAAGGAACAAGCACATGGCTGCACCGAAGTCAGCATCCAAGCCCCCGGTCTCGAAGTCGACCGAGAAGAACCGCAGCTCCTCGCTCGACAACGCCCTCGCCCAGATCGACCGCCAGTTCGGCAAGGGCTCGATCATGCGCCTGGGCGACGACACCCGTCCGCCCGTGGAGGTCATCCCCACCGGCTCGGTGGCGCTGGACGCCGCGCTCGGCATCGGCGGGCTGCCCCGCGGCCGCATCGTCGAGATCTACGGCCCGGAATCCTCCGGCAAGACGACGCTCGCCCTCCACGCGGTCGCCAACGCCCAGCGCAACGGGGGCATCGCCGCATTCATCGATGCCGAGCACGCGATGGATCCGGAGTACGCGAAGAAGCTCGGCGTGGACACCGACGCCCTGCTGGTCTCCCAGCCGGACACCGGTGAGCAGGCCCTGGAGATCACGGACATGCTGATCCGTTCCGGTGCGCTGGACGTCGTGGTCATCGACTCGGTCGCGGCGCTGGTGCCCAAGGCCGAGATCGAGGGCGAGATGGGCGACTCCCATGTCGGTCTGCAGGCCCGCCTCATGTCCCAGGCGCTGCGCAAGCTCACCGGCGCGCTCTCCGCCTCGGGCACCACCGCGATCTTCATCAACCAGCTGCGCGAGAAGATCGGCGTGTTCTTCGGCAGCCCCGAGACCACCACCGGCGGCAAGGCGCTGAAGTTCTACGCCTCCGTGCGCATGGACATCCGTCGTATCGAGACGCTGAAGACCGGCACCGACTCCGTCGGCAACCGCACCCGCGTCAAGGTGGTGAAGAACAAGATGGCCCCGCCCTTCAAGCAGGCCGAGTTCGACATCCTCTACGGCGAGGGCATCTCCCGCGAGGGCGGCCTGTTGGACCTCGGCGTCGAGCACGGCGTGGTCCGCAAGTCCGGCGCCTGGTTCACCTACGAAGGGGACCAGCTGGGGCAGGGCAAGGAGAACTCCCGCCAGTTCCTCAAGGACAACCCCGATCTGGCCGCCGAGATCGAGGAGAAGATCCTGCGCACCCTGGGTGTGGGCAAGTACGCGGCCGAGCCGGAGGCCCCGGAGGTCGCAGCACCCCTCGGTGAGGACGAGTTCCTCGACGAGGACGTCCCGGTCACCATCTGAGCGATGTCGTCGTTTCACCCCGCCGGCGACGCCGACGGCCACTCGCCCGTCCGCGTCGCCGGCGCCACCACTGCGGAACCTCCCGCCAGTGCTGCCGGGCACGAGGAGATCCATGATCGTCTCGCCGAGCGCACCCGGAGGATCCTCGAGACTCCCCGAGCCGCCCCGGACCCGGAGCGGGCCGCACGGGAGAAGGCCGTGGTCCACGAGTGCCGGTACCTGATGAGGCTGCTCGCCTCCCGCCGGCGCTCGTTCGGGGAGATGCAGGAGCGGTTGAGGCAGCGCGAGGTGCCCGGCGCGATCGCCCACGAAGCGATGGCTCGCATCGACCGGGCCGGCCTGGTCGACGATGAGACCTTCGCCCGCGAGTGGGTGCAGCAGCGTCGGGAGCTGCGGTCGCTCGGCGATGAGGCGCTGCGGCGGGAGCTCGAGTCGAAGCGGGTCGATGCGCGGTGGATCGACGCCGCGCTGGACGGCGGGGACGCGGATGAGGAGCAGCGCTGCCGGGAGCTGGTCCGCTCCCGGATCGGGCACCGCGACCGGGAGCAGCTCCGCAGCGAGCGGGACGGCACCCACCGGCGCCGGCTCTCCCGGCGTCTGGATTCGCTGCTGACCCGCAAGGGCTATCCGGGCTCGCTCGCCGTCCACGTGATCTCCGGCGAGCTGCGCTCCGCCGCTGCGGTGCCGGACGCCTGAGCGCCGTAAGCTCGGGGCACTATGTCCTTCAGCTCGCTCGCCCCGCAACCGGCCCCGGACTCCCACGTCGAGGACGCCGCCCACCAGCACCGCGGCACCTACCAGGTGCGCACCTTCGGCTGTCAGATGAACGTCCACGATTCCGAGCGCCTCACCGGCATGCTCGAGGACTCCGGCTACATCGCCGCTGCGGCGACCGCCGACCCTCGTCGGGGCGAGGTGGACGTCATCGTGTTCAACACCTGTGCGGTGCGGGAGAACGCGGCCGACAAGCTGTACGGCACCCTCGGATCCCTGCGCCCGGGCAAGGACGCCAATCCCGGCATGCAGATCGCCGTCGGCGGCTGCCTGGCCCAGAAGGACCGGGACACCATCATCGACCGCGCCCCCTGGGTGGACGTGGTCTTCGGCACCCACAACCTCGGCTCGCTGCCGGTGCTCCTGGACCGCGCACGGCACAACGCCGAGGCCCAGGTCGAGATCCTCGAATCCCTCGAGGTGTTCCCCTCCACGCTCCCCACCCGGCGCGAATCCGTCTACGCCGCCTGGGTCTCCATCTCGGTGGGCTGCAACAACACCTGCACCTTCTGCATCGTGCCCTCCCTGCGCGGCAAGGAGAAGGACCGCCGTCCCGGGGAGGTCCTCGCCGAGGTGCGTGACGTGGTCGACTCCGGGGCCATCGAGGTCACGCTGCTGGGACAGAACGTGAACTCCTATGGTGTCGAGTTCGGGGATCGGGGAGCCTTCGCCAAGCTGCTGCGAGCCTGCGGCGAGATCGATGATCTGGAGCGGGTGCGCTTCACCTCCCCGCACCCGGCCATGTTCACCGACGACGTGATCGATGCGATGGCGGAGACCACGAACGTGATGCCGCAGCTGCACATGCCGCTCCAGTCCGGCAGCGATGCGGTGCTGCGCCGGATGAAGCGCTCCTACCGGTCCAAGAAGTTCCTCGGAATCCTGGACCGCGTCCGCGAGCGGATCCCGGAGGCGGCGATCACCACCGACATCATCGTCGGTTTCCCCGGCGAGACCGAGGACGATTTCCGACGGACCCTCGAAGTGGTCGAGGCCTCACGCTTCGCCAGCGCCTTCACCTTCCAGTACTCGATCCGGCCCGGCACCCCCGCGGCGACGATGCCGGACCAGCTGCCCAAGGAGATCGTGCAGGAGCGCTTCGAGCGCCTGACCGCCCTCCAGGACCGGATCACCCATGAGGAGAACCTCGCCCTGGAGGGCCGAGCGGTGGAGATCCTGGTCGCCGAGGGGGAGGGGACGCGGGACTCGCGCACGGACCGGCTCTCGGGCCGGGCCCGCGACCACCGGCTGGTCCACTTCTCGCTGCCCGAGGGGATCACCGAACCGGAGCGGCCGCGCCCCGGCGACCTGGTGACCGCGACCGTCACCCACGCCGCACCGCACTACCTGATCGCCGACAGCGCGCTCGGCGAGGGCAGCGGCATCGGACTCAGCGGGCAGCCGTTCGGCGGCGACCGTTTCTCGGTGCGACGCACCCGCTCCGGAGACGCCTGGGAAGCGGGTGAGCTGGGCCTGGATGCGGGCGCCTCCTGCGGCACCGGCGGGGCGGCGATGCCCGGCGGTCCGATCACCCTGGGGATGCCGAGCCTGCGTCCCCGCTGAACCGGGAGATGTGCCCGGCAGCGGGCCCTCAGCTGTCGAGGTCGTCCAGCTCGGCTCCGAGACGCTCCTCGAGGCTGTGGAAGAAGGCGATCACCGTGCTCAGCCCGCAGGTGATCGCATTGTCGATCTGCGAATCCAGGGCTCCGGCGCGGAAGTCCGCAGCGAGCTCGCCGTACACGCCCAGCAGTCCCTCGGACTCACGGCGCACGTAGACCTTCGGCCAGATCCGGTTCATGTTCCACTCGTTGCAGAGCTTGATCATCTCGACCTTGCGGGAGACGTCCACCGAGTGGCTCCAGCGACCGCGGGTCTGGAGCACACCGTGCTCGTCGCCGGAGATCATGAACTGGAAACGGTAGTCGTCGAAGCGGGCGCGCAGGATCTCCGGATGCTCCTCGTCCTCGACGAAGGCGTATCCATGCCGGGCGAGGCTCTCCTCGACCCTCGACAGGGACAGAGGGGCCAATTCGTCGGCCGAGCCCTTGCCCATCTGAACAGGGGACTCGTTCGGTGCAGTCACTTCCCACCTCGGGCGTTCGGTAAAGGGGTCCAGGGTGATCCGAGGGCTCGGATCGCCGATCACCCTACTCCTTCCGCGGTGGAACGGCCCCCGGCACGGCCGTGATCCCGCTGACCCTCCATGGGCTGGGCCGATCCGCGCTCCGGGGACGCCGATACAGTGCCTGCCATGGATGCCTCCGCCGCGCCGCCCATCGCCGTCGCGAGGGACTCCGATGTGCCCGTGGTGGCGGTCGTGGGGGCGACCGCCACCGGCAAATCCGACCTCGCGATCGCACTGGCCGAGCGGCTGGACGGCGAGGTCGTCAACGCTGATGCCCTGCAGCTGTACCGCGGCATGGACATCGGCACCGCCAAGGTCACCGCGCAGGAGCGTCATGGCGTCGCGCACCACCTGCTCGATGTGCTGACGGTGACCGAGGAGGCGAGCGTCTCCGCCTATCAGCGGCAGGCCCGCGAGGCGGTGGCCGGCATCCGCGCTCGCGGCAGAGTCCCGATCCTGGTGGGCGGTTCCGGGCTGTACGTCCGGGCTGCTCTGGACGAGATCGAGTTCCCGCCGACGGATCCTGCCGTCCGCGCCCGTCTCGAGAAGCGCGCCGAGCGAGAGGGCGCGGCAGCGCTGCATCGCGCGCTCGCGGACACCGACCCCGAGGCGGCCCGCACCATCGGGGTCCAGGACACCCGCCGCATCGTGCGAGCGCTCGAGGTGGGGGAGCTGACCGGGCGTCCCTTCACGGCCTTCCTGCCGCGACCGCTCTATCACCACCCCGGCACCGTGCAGCTGGGTCTGCGCCTGGAGCGTCCGGTGCTGCATGAGCGGATCGAGGCGCGAGTGCATCGGATGGTCCAGCAGGGCCTGCTGCAGGAGATCTCCGGCCTGCGCGAGCAGGGACTGGACGACGGGCGGACCGCACGCCGCGCGATCGGCTACGAGCAGGGTCTGGCGGTGCTCGACGGGGCCATCAGCTGTGAGCAGGCGATCGAGGACACCATCGCCGGCACCCGCCGCCTGGTGCGGAAGCAGGACACCTGGTTCCGTCGCGACCTCCGGGTGCGCTGGCTCACGGCCGACGCCGGTGAGGCGCTCGTGGAGCACGCGCTCGCACGGATCCGGGAGGAGGCCATGACGACCCGGGAGCAGCAGCCGTAGGCTCGGCGCCATGAGCGAGCGCATCGACTTCACCAAGGGCCACGGCACCGAGAACGACTTCGTGGTGCTGGATGATCCCGAGGGCCTGCTCACCCTCGATGAGGCCGTGATCGCAGCCCTCGCCGATCGACGGGCCGGGATCGGCGGGGACGGGGTGATCCGGGCGGTCCGTTCGCGCTGCGCCGGTGTCGATGCCCCGGCGGATGCGCCGGAGTGGTTCATGGACTACCGCAATGCGGACGGCTCGATCGCCGAGATGTGCGGCAACGGGGTGCGCGTCCTCGCCGCGCACCTGCAGCGGGCGGGCTGGATCGCCGAGGACCGCTTCGAGATCCTCACCCGCGCCGGAGTGCGGGCCGTGGAGATCCTGGAGCGACCCGCGAGCCCGGGCAGACCGTGGAGCGTCCGGGTGGGCATGGGAGCCGCTCGCTGCACTGCTGAGACCCGCACCATCGAGATCGCCGGGCAGCGCCTGGCCGTGACGGACGTCGACCTGGGCAACCCCCATGCCGTCGCCTTCCTCCCGGAGGGGATCTCCCTGGAGGGGCTCGACCTGACCCGCCGCCCGACCCTGGGCCCCGAACCCGCCGGTGGGACCAATATCGAGTTGGTCAGCGAGCGCGGTCCCCGTCACGTGGCGATGCGGGTGCACGAGCGTGGGGTGGGGGAGACCCGCTCCTGCGGGACCGGCGTGGCGGCGGTCGCGGTCGCCGCGGCGCTGCGCGCCGGAGACGAGTCCCGCGAGCCCTGGACCGTCGAGGTGCCGGGCGGGCGGCTGCAGGTGGGATGGTCCGCAGCGGGAGAGGTCCTGTTGACCGGACCTGCCCAGCTGGTCGCGTACGGCACCACGCTGATCTGAGCGCCGCGGGCAGCTGCCCGGGAGGCGGTGAGGCGGGAGCCGCGGGACCAGGACCCCACTCTCAGCCGGCGTGCTCAGCCGGCTGCGCCGACGGGCCCGACCTCGATCACCCGGAATCCCTTCGCGCTCGCGACCTTCGCAACCGAGCGGTCGGGCAGCTGCTGGCCGAGCCAGCGCGCGAGCGGATCGGCACCCAGGTTCTTGCCGACCACGAGCGCCGCGGTGCCCTGCGGAGCCAGGCGGGGCATCCAATCCTGCAGCAGGACGTGCAACGCCTCCTTCCCGATGCGGATCGGTGGATTCGACCAGAGCGCCTGCGGCGCGAGATCCTCCGGCACCTCCTGCGGGGCGAGGACGCGGAGGTTGGTCAGCCCGGCGCGGCGGGCGTTCTCCGCGGTCAGCTCCCGCGCACGCTCGCTGACATCCACCGCCCACACCTGCGACTCCGGATGCAGCAGGGCCGCGGTCAGGGCGATCGGGCCCCACCCGCAGCCGAGATCCACGATCGTCGCCCCGGGCGGCGGGACGGTGATCTCGTCGAGGCGATCCAGCAGCACTGCGGTGGCCTTGTCCAGGCCGCGACCGCTGAACACCGAAGCGCTCGAGACGAGGTCGAGGTCGCGGCCGGCCAGCCGCACCCGCAGTGGGAAACGGCGGTCCTCGGTCGCGGGGGAGGGGGTGAAGTAGTGCTCGTCCACCTGAGCAGGATACGGAGCGGGAAGGCACCCGTGGTGCAGCGGGGTCCCCTCCCCGGCACGATCCGCTCCGCCCAGCGCAAAATCCCTCGACCTCCGTGTCGGGACGTGGGATCGTGGAGACCTCGATATCCCCGACCCGAGGAGTGCCCCGACCGTGCCCATCGCCTTCCATCCCGAACCCGCCTCAGACACCGACGTCGACGGGACCAGCGCGGAAGGAACCGGGGCCGCCGAGCACTCGAGCAGCACGGACCGGCCGGCGACCGCCCGGGATCCGCTGACCGCACGGATCCTCGCCCGCGGTGACGCCTCCCTCGCCGCCGCCACCTACGACTCCGCGACCGATGGTGAGCAGTACGACCTCGCCGACCGTCAGGCACTGCGCCGGGTGGCCGGCCTGTCCACCGAGCTCGAGGACGTCACCGAGGTCGAATACCGCCAGCTGCGTCTGGAGCGGGTGGTCCTCGCCGGCCTCTACACCTCCGGCAACACCGAGCAGGCCGAGACCAGCCTGCAGGAGCTCGCGGCGCTCGCCGAGACTGCCGGCTCCGAGGTGCTGGACGGCGTCCTGCAGCGCCGGGCACATCCGGATCCGGCGACCTTCCTGGGCAAGGGCAAGGCCGCGGAGCTCGCGGACCTGGTCGCCGGCAGCGGCGCCGACACGGTCATCGCCGACGGCGAGCTGGCCCCCGGCCAGCGCCGTGCCCTCGAGGACATCGTCAAGGTCAAGGTCATCGATCGCACCGCACTGATCCTGGATATCTTCGCCCAGCATGCGAAGTCCCGCGAAGGCAAGGCGCAGGTCGAGCTGGCCCAGCTCGAATACCTGCTGCCGCGGCTGCGCGGCTGGGGCGAGTCGATGTCGCGTCAGGCCGGTGGGCAGGTGGGCGGTGCAGGCGCCGGGATGGGCTCGCGCGGTCCGGGCGAGACCAAGATCGAGCTGGATCGTCGGCGCATCCGCGACCGCATGGCCAAGCTGCGCCGCGAGATCAAGGCGATGGCCCCGAGCCGTGAGGAGCAGCGGGCGGATCGCAGGCGCCATCAGATACCTGCCGTCGCCATCGCCGGCTACACCAACGCCGGCAAGTCCTCGCTGCTGAACCGGCTCACGGGGGCCGGGGTGCTGGTCGAGAACGCACTGTTCGCGACCCTGGACCCGACGGTGCGGCGCGCGAGCACCCCGGACGGGCGGGAGTTCACCTACGCGGACACCGTCGGCTTCGTGCGGCATCTGCCCACCCAGCTGGTCGAGGCTTTCCGCTCCACGCTCGAGGAGGTCGGCGGATCGGATCTGCTGCTGCACGTGGTGGACGCCTCCCACCCGGACCCGGAGGGCCAGATCGCCGCGGTGCGCACGGTGCTCGGGGAGCTCGAGGGCTTCGATGTGCCCGAGGTCGTGGTGCTGAACAAGGCTGATATCGCCGAGCCCGAGACGATCGCGCGGATCCGCAGCCAGGTCGCGGACTGCGTGGTGGTCTCCGCCCGCACCGGTATGGGCATCCAGGAGCTGCGCGAGCTGATCGCCGAGCGGCTGCCGCGTCCCGCTGTCGAGGTGGACCTGGTGGTGCCCTATTCCCGTGGGGACCTGATCTCCCGGGTCCACACCACCGGCGAGGTGCTGGCGGAGGAGCACCTGATGGATGGCACCCGCCTGCATGCGAGGGTGGACGAGGCGCTCGCCGCCGAGCTCCGGGGTTCGGCCTGATCGCCAGGAGATCGGCCTGTCGGGCGGAGCCTGAATGGTGTTCGCCCGGGGCGCGGATACCCTGAGCGGATGACCGCTCCGTCCACCCACCCCGTCGCCCCCACGGCGGGGGACATCCCTCTGTCCACCCTGATGGACGCTGCGGTGACGGCGATCGGTGGGACACCCCGACACGGCCAGCAGACGATGGCGGAGGCCGTCGATCTCGCCATGTCCGGGGGCCGGCACCTGCTGGTGCAGGCGGGGACCGGCACCGGCAAGTCGCTCGCCTACCTGGTTCCCGCGATCCGTCACGCACTGGTCAGCGGTCGCCCGGTGGTGGTCTCCACCGCCACCATCGCGCTGCAGACCCAGATCGTCCGCAAGGACCTCCCGCGGCTGGTCGAGGCGCTCGCCGGGCACCTGCCGCGAACTCCCACCTTCGCCCTCCTCAAGGGTCGGGCGAACTATCTGTGCAAGCACAAGATCGCCGGCGGCTACCCGGTCGACATCGAGCCCGGCGCCCTGTTCGCCGAGGCCTCGGCGGATCCCTCCCGCGACGGTGGTGAGCGGCTGGGGCAGCAGGTGCGACGCCTGCGCGAATGGGCCGAGGAGACCGACAGCGGCGACCGCGACTCCCTCGAGGATGCTGTCTCGGATCGAGCATGGCGCCAGGTCTCCGTCACCGGCACCCAGTGCATCGGCAGCAGCTGCCCGATGGTGGAGGACTGCTTCGCCGAGCGCAGTCGGGAGCTCGCCCGGGAGGTCGATGTGGTGGTGACCAATCATGCGCTGCTCGCCATCGACGCCTTCGACAGCCTCGGCATCATCCCCGATCATGATGTCGTGGTCTTCGACGAGGCGCACGATCTCTCCCCACGCGTCACCAGCGCCGTCACGGATGTGCTGAGCCCCGGCATGCTGCGCGGCACCGTCCGCGACCTGCGGGGGATCGGTGTGGCGGGGACAGCTCTCGATGACGCCTCGGAGGAGCTGCGTGAATCTCTCGAGCTCGCCACGGACGGGCGGGTCATCGGTGAGCTGCCCGAGCGGCTCGCCGATGCGGTCACCCAGCTGCGGGTCGAGGCGCGCACGGCGCATTCCGATGCGAAGGACGCCGGTGACGACTCCACCGCGGGTGCCCGCAAGACCGTCCGCGCGAATCTGCAGGAGATCATCGATGTCTGTGAGCGCCTGACCGCACCGGGGGAGGATGACGTGGTCTCGATCTCGCACTCACCGGCGACCGGGCGCTCCAGCATCCAGGTAGCGCCGCTCAGCGTCGCGGCGGCGATGCGCGGAGCGATCCTCGAGGAGCGCACGGCAGTGCTCACCTCTGCCACTCTCGCGCTCGGTGGCCGCTTCGAACCGGCGGCCGGTGAGGTCGGCCTGGCCCGCCGCGACCGGGTGGCGGAGGACGAGCTGCCGGCCTCCGGGAACTCGAGCGCGTGGGCGGGGCTCGATGTGGGCAGCCCGTTCGAG
Encoded proteins:
- the dapF gene encoding diaminopimelate epimerase; this translates as MSERIDFTKGHGTENDFVVLDDPEGLLTLDEAVIAALADRRAGIGGDGVIRAVRSRCAGVDAPADAPEWFMDYRNADGSIAEMCGNGVRVLAAHLQRAGWIAEDRFEILTRAGVRAVEILERPASPGRPWSVRVGMGAARCTAETRTIEIAGQRLAVTDVDLGNPHAVAFLPEGISLEGLDLTRRPTLGPEPAGGTNIELVSERGPRHVAMRVHERGVGETRSCGTGVAAVAVAAALRAGDESREPWTVEVPGGRLQVGWSAAGEVLLTGPAQLVAYGTTLI
- a CDS encoding YbjN domain-containing protein — translated: MTAPNESPVQMGKGSADELAPLSLSRVEESLARHGYAFVEDEEHPEILRARFDDYRFQFMISGDEHGVLQTRGRWSHSVDVSRKVEMIKLCNEWNMNRIWPKVYVRRESEGLLGVYGELAADFRAGALDSQIDNAITCGLSTVIAFFHSLEERLGAELDDLDS
- the hflX gene encoding GTPase HflX, with protein sequence MPIAFHPEPASDTDVDGTSAEGTGAAEHSSSTDRPATARDPLTARILARGDASLAAATYDSATDGEQYDLADRQALRRVAGLSTELEDVTEVEYRQLRLERVVLAGLYTSGNTEQAETSLQELAALAETAGSEVLDGVLQRRAHPDPATFLGKGKAAELADLVAGSGADTVIADGELAPGQRRALEDIVKVKVIDRTALILDIFAQHAKSREGKAQVELAQLEYLLPRLRGWGESMSRQAGGQVGGAGAGMGSRGPGETKIELDRRRIRDRMAKLRREIKAMAPSREEQRADRRRHQIPAVAIAGYTNAGKSSLLNRLTGAGVLVENALFATLDPTVRRASTPDGREFTYADTVGFVRHLPTQLVEAFRSTLEEVGGSDLLLHVVDASHPDPEGQIAAVRTVLGELEGFDVPEVVVLNKADIAEPETIARIRSQVADCVVVSARTGMGIQELRELIAERLPRPAVEVDLVVPYSRGDLISRVHTTGEVLAEEHLMDGTRLHARVDEALAAELRGSA
- the recA gene encoding recombinase RecA, with translation MAAPKSASKPPVSKSTEKNRSSSLDNALAQIDRQFGKGSIMRLGDDTRPPVEVIPTGSVALDAALGIGGLPRGRIVEIYGPESSGKTTLALHAVANAQRNGGIAAFIDAEHAMDPEYAKKLGVDTDALLVSQPDTGEQALEITDMLIRSGALDVVVIDSVAALVPKAEIEGEMGDSHVGLQARLMSQALRKLTGALSASGTTAIFINQLREKIGVFFGSPETTTGGKALKFYASVRMDIRRIETLKTGTDSVGNRTRVKVVKNKMAPPFKQAEFDILYGEGISREGGLLDLGVEHGVVRKSGAWFTYEGDQLGQGKENSRQFLKDNPDLAAEIEEKILRTLGVGKYAAEPEAPEVAAPLGEDEFLDEDVPVTI
- a CDS encoding helix-turn-helix domain-containing protein; translated protein: MILFRQELGDVLRDARRSQGRTLRQVSSDARVSLGYLSEIERGQKEASSELLVSVTDALGLPLSFVLREVSERIAIAEQVTIPDTVPEGLADGTAPLVGAR
- a CDS encoding DUF3046 domain-containing protein, which translates into the protein MRRSEFAELADHVFGPALARTYTHDLVLEEIGGLSAAQALERGVAVRAVWNALCDAMDVPDSARWEIPAQQRRH
- a CDS encoding class I SAM-dependent methyltransferase; this translates as MDEHYFTPSPATEDRRFPLRVRLAGRDLDLVSSASVFSGRGLDKATAVLLDRLDEITVPPPGATIVDLGCGWGPIALTAALLHPESQVWAVDVSERARELTAENARRAGLTNLRVLAPQEVPEDLAPQALWSNPPIRIGKEALHVLLQDWMPRLAPQGTAALVVGKNLGADPLARWLGQQLPDRSVAKVASAKGFRVIEVGPVGAAG
- a CDS encoding CinA family protein, which translates into the protein MAVAGDVPRGDAPTDAAHSDPAAVIRRAAERGWTLSTAESLTAGAVVARLVDVPGASAVIAGGAACYSLQAKSRVLGVEPALLAATGAVTAEVAAAMAEGARSLYLTDLAVSTTGVAGPGPDERGVAEGTVVLGLARQGRPTRTRELRLSGGRSRIRALTVDAAIEMLAAELTE
- a CDS encoding regulatory protein RecX, giving the protein MSSFHPAGDADGHSPVRVAGATTAEPPASAAGHEEIHDRLAERTRRILETPRAAPDPERAAREKAVVHECRYLMRLLASRRRSFGEMQERLRQREVPGAIAHEAMARIDRAGLVDDETFAREWVQQRRELRSLGDEALRRELESKRVDARWIDAALDGGDADEEQRCRELVRSRIGHRDREQLRSERDGTHRRRLSRRLDSLLTRKGYPGSLAVHVISGELRSAAAVPDA
- the miaA gene encoding tRNA (adenosine(37)-N6)-dimethylallyltransferase MiaA, whose product is MDASAAPPIAVARDSDVPVVAVVGATATGKSDLAIALAERLDGEVVNADALQLYRGMDIGTAKVTAQERHGVAHHLLDVLTVTEEASVSAYQRQAREAVAGIRARGRVPILVGGSGLYVRAALDEIEFPPTDPAVRARLEKRAEREGAAALHRALADTDPEAARTIGVQDTRRIVRALEVGELTGRPFTAFLPRPLYHHPGTVQLGLRLERPVLHERIEARVHRMVQQGLLQEISGLREQGLDDGRTARRAIGYEQGLAVLDGAISCEQAIEDTIAGTRRLVRKQDTWFRRDLRVRWLTADAGEALVEHALARIREEAMTTREQQP
- the miaB gene encoding tRNA (N6-isopentenyl adenosine(37)-C2)-methylthiotransferase MiaB; amino-acid sequence: MSFSSLAPQPAPDSHVEDAAHQHRGTYQVRTFGCQMNVHDSERLTGMLEDSGYIAAAATADPRRGEVDVIVFNTCAVRENAADKLYGTLGSLRPGKDANPGMQIAVGGCLAQKDRDTIIDRAPWVDVVFGTHNLGSLPVLLDRARHNAEAQVEILESLEVFPSTLPTRRESVYAAWVSISVGCNNTCTFCIVPSLRGKEKDRRPGEVLAEVRDVVDSGAIEVTLLGQNVNSYGVEFGDRGAFAKLLRACGEIDDLERVRFTSPHPAMFTDDVIDAMAETTNVMPQLHMPLQSGSDAVLRRMKRSYRSKKFLGILDRVRERIPEAAITTDIIVGFPGETEDDFRRTLEVVEASRFASAFTFQYSIRPGTPAATMPDQLPKEIVQERFERLTALQDRITHEENLALEGRAVEILVAEGEGTRDSRTDRLSGRARDHRLVHFSLPEGITEPERPRPGDLVTATVTHAAPHYLIADSALGEGSGIGLSGQPFGGDRFSVRRTRSGDAWEAGELGLDAGASCGTGGAAMPGGPITLGMPSLRPR